The following proteins come from a genomic window of Acomys russatus chromosome 17, mAcoRus1.1, whole genome shotgun sequence:
- the Gpr84 gene encoding G-protein coupled receptor 84 gives MWNSSDANFSCYHESVLGYRYFAVIWGVVVAVTGTVGNVLTLLALAIRPKLRTRFNLLIANLTLADLLYCTLLQPFSVDTYLHLHWRTGAIFCRVFGLLLFTSNSVSILTLCLIALGRYLLIAHPKLFPQVFSAKGIVLALVGSWVVGVASFAPLWNVFVLVPVVCTCSFDRMRGRPYTTVLMGVYFVLGLSSVGVFYCLIHRQVKRAARALDQYRLQQASFCSHQVAGTHEAMPGHFQELDSGLASKGPSEQGVSSEPVSAATTQTLEGDSSEATHQDARKAAPQMTERGLPEVHRRPGEAAGVRRPPDAPSDFGKVTRMCFAVFLCFALSYIPFLLLNILDTRGRAPRVVHMVAANLTWLNSCINPVLYAAMNRQFRHAYGSILKRGPQSFRRFR, from the coding sequence ATGTGGAACAGCTCCGATGCCAACTTCTCCTGCTACCACGAGTCCGTGTTGGGCTATCGTTACTTTGCAGTTATCTGGGGCGTGGTGGTAGCTGTGACAGGCACCGTGGGCAACGTGCTCACTCTGCTGGCCTTGGCCATCCGTCCCAAGCTCAGAACCCGCTTCAACCTGCTCATAGCCAACCTTACCCTGGCCGATCTACTCTACTGCACACTCCTGCAGCCCTTCTCCGTGGACACATACCTCCATCTCCACTGGCGTACCGGCGCCATCTTCTGCAGAGTATTCGGGCTCCTCCTCTTTACTTCCAACTCCGTCTCCATTCTCACCCTCTGTCTCATTGCTCTCGGACGCTACCTCCTCATCGCCCACCCTAAGCTCTTTCCCCAGGTTTTCAGTGCCAAGGGGATCGTGTTGGCACTGGTGGGCAGCTGGGTTGTGGGGGTGGCCAGCTTTGCCCCTCTCTGGAATGTTTTTGTCTTGGTGCCAGTGGTGTGCACCTGCAGCTTTGACCGCATGCGAGGACGGCCTTACACCACCGTCCTCATGGGCGTCTACTTTGTGCTTGGGCTGAGCAGTGTGGGAGTCTTCTATTGCCTCATCCACCGCCAAGTGAAGCGTGCGGCTAGAGCACTAGACCAATATCGGCTGCAACAGGCCAGCTTCTGCTCTCACCAGGTGGCTGGGACACACGAAGCCATGCCTGGCCACTTCCAGGAGCTAGACAGCGGCCTTGCCTCGAAAGGGCCCAGCGAGCAGGGAGTCTCATCTGAGCCAGTCAGTGCTGCGACCACACAGACCCTGGAAGGCGACTCTTCAGAAGCCACCCACCAGGACGCTAGAAAGGCAGCTCCGCAGATGACAGAGAGAGGCCTTCCAGAAGTTCATCGCAGGCCTGGGGAAGCTGCAGGAGTGCGCAGACCCCCGGATGCCCCATCGGACTTCGGGAAGGTGACACGCATGTGCTTCGCGGTGTTCCTCTGCTTtgccctgagctacatccccttCCTGCTGCTCAACATTCTGGACACCAGAGGCCGCGCCCCCCGCGTTGTGCACATGGTAGCTGCCAACCTCACCTGGCTCAACAGCTGCATCAATCCGGTGCTCTACGCGGCCATGAACCGCCAGTTTCGCCACGCTTACGGTTCCATCCTGAAACGCGGGCCACAGAGTTTCCGTCGGTTCCGTTAG